The proteins below come from a single Procambarus clarkii isolate CNS0578487 chromosome 54, FALCON_Pclarkii_2.0, whole genome shotgun sequence genomic window:
- the LOC138352733 gene encoding mucin-2-like, whose product MEEESEAFPAGGGAGTPGETIAQAAGTPGETSTQVAGTPGETSTQVAGTPGETSTQAAGTPGETSTQAAGTPGETSTQAEGTPGETSIQVAGTPGETSTQAAGTPGETSIQVAGTPGETSTQAAGTPGETSTQAAGTPGETSTQVAGTPGETSTQAAGTPGETITQVAGTPGETNTQAAGTPGETITQVAGTPGETSTQVAGTPGETITQVAGTPGETNTQAAGTPGETSTQAAGTPGETSTQAAGTPGETSTQAAGTPGETSTQAAGTPGETSIQVAGTPGETSTQAAGTPGETSIQVAGTPGETSTQAAGTPGETSIQVAGTPGETSTQAAGTPGETSTQVAGTPGETSTQAAGTPGETSTQAAGTPGETSIQVAGTPGETSTQAAGTPGETNTQAAGTPGETSTQAAGTPGETSTQAAGTPGETITQAAGTPGETSTQVAGTPGETSTQAAGTPGETSTQAAGTPGETITQVAGTPGETNTQVPLIILKEQIPKQNDLY is encoded by the exons ATGGAAGAGGAATCGGAGGCTTTTCCAG ctggaggaggagcaggaacaCCAGGTGAGACCATCGCTcaagcagcaggaacaccaggtgAGACCAGCACTCAAGTAGCAGGAACACCAGGTGAGACCAGCACTCAAGTAGCAGGAACACCAGGTGAGACCAGCACTcaagcagcaggaacaccaggtgAGACCAGCACTcaagcagcaggaacaccaggtgAGACCAGCACTCAAGCAGAAGGAACACCAGGTGAGACCAGCATTCAAGTAGCAGGAACACCAGGTGAGACCAGCACTcaagcagcaggaacaccaggtgAGACCAGCATTCAAGTAGCAGGAACACCAGGTGAGACCAGCACTcaagcagcaggaacaccaggtgAGACCAGCACTcaagcagcaggaacaccaggtgAGACCAGCACTCAAGTAGCAGGAACACCAGGTGAGACCAGCACTcaagcagcaggaacaccaggtgAGACCATCACTCAAGTAGCAGGAACACCAGGTGAGACCAACACTcaagcagcaggaacaccaggtgAGACCATCACTCAAGTAGCAGGAACACCAGGTGAGACCAGCACTCAAGTAGCAGGAACACCAGGTGAGACCATCACTCAAGTAGCAGGAACACCAGGTGAGACCAACACTcaagcagcaggaacaccaggtgAGACCAGCACTcaagcagcaggaacaccaggtgAGACCAGCACTcaagcagcaggaacaccaggtgAGACCAGCACTcaagcagcaggaacaccaggtgAGACCAGCACTcaagcagcaggaacaccaggtgAGACCAGCATTCAAGTAGCAGGAACACCAGGTGAGACCAGCACTcaagcagcaggaacaccaggtgAGACCAGCATTCAAGTAGCAGGAACACCAGGTGAGACCAGCACTcaagcagcaggaacaccaggtgAGACCAGCATTCAAGTAGCAGGAACACCAGGTGAGACCAGCACTcaagcagcaggaacaccaggtgAGACCAGCACTCAAGTAGCAGGAACACCAGGTGAGACCAGCACTcaagcagcaggaacaccaggtgAGACCAGCACTcaagcagcaggaacaccaggtgAGACCAGCATTCAAGTAGCAGGAACACCAGGTGAGACCAGCACTcaagcagcaggaacaccaggtgagaccaacactcaagcagcaggaacaccaggtgAGACCAGCACTcaagcagcaggaacaccaggtgAGACCAGCACTcaagcagcaggaacaccaggtgAGACCATCACTcaagcagcaggaacaccaggtgAGACCAGCACTCAAGTAGCAGGAACACCAGGTGAGACCAGCACTcaagcagcaggaacaccaggtgAGACCAGCACTcaagcagcaggaacaccaggtgAGACCATCACTCAAGTAGCAGGAACACCAGGTGAGACCAACACTCAAGTTCCACTCATTATTCTCAAAGAACAAATCCCAAAACAAAATGATCTTTATTAA